In the Candidatus Electrothrix sp. GW3-4 genome, one interval contains:
- the hemG gene encoding protoporphyrinogen oxidase, with product MQPSADVLIIGAGLSGLAAATFLKHKEPDISLLIIEQGDHPGGAVRSHIEEGYLAEAGAHGFLDNALESRVLVHEAGLTEEVEKAPLSEFVRYICLDGELKLIPQSPGKVLKAPLVSWPAKLRVLGDLWKKPLSDEPTVAQWVAHRFGKSLLPFADAVFTGTYAGDIDRLKLEAVMPGLHNLEQTHGSVLKGAVHKMWAARKESKKEGSKKEKKGLPAMTSFKAGMARLPQAMAAKLIPNKEIMYRTAARSIVQVDGGWVVRTGQLELQARHLIIALPVNRCLELLTDSDLPAPPVPAIPEARIATVALGFTDKANIPFGFGYLAPEQEQRFALGALFSSHMFSGRAPEGHVLMEALVGGRRHPERLDLADEALVEKVYEDLKQLIHLPEPPSFSRVLRPKYGIPQLEEGYPVLLDWRRQLHASNDNLHLCGFGWQGIGINDMHKQAWEMAKRILAGYQEEKEDEVKGVYF from the coding sequence ATGCAACCATCTGCTGACGTATTGATTATCGGTGCCGGTCTGTCCGGGCTGGCTGCAGCTACCTTTTTGAAACATAAAGAGCCTGATATCTCTTTACTGATTATTGAGCAAGGGGATCATCCCGGTGGGGCTGTTCGCTCGCATATTGAGGAGGGCTATCTTGCCGAGGCCGGTGCCCACGGCTTTTTGGATAATGCCCTGGAAAGCCGGGTCCTGGTGCATGAGGCAGGTTTGACCGAGGAGGTCGAGAAGGCCCCTCTCTCCGAATTTGTCCGCTATATCTGTCTTGATGGTGAGCTGAAGCTCATTCCCCAAAGCCCTGGCAAGGTGCTCAAGGCACCACTGGTTTCTTGGCCTGCTAAGCTGCGGGTGCTCGGCGATCTCTGGAAAAAGCCTCTATCTGATGAGCCAACTGTGGCCCAATGGGTAGCGCATCGTTTTGGCAAGTCTTTATTGCCTTTTGCCGATGCTGTTTTTACGGGGACCTATGCCGGTGATATTGATCGGCTGAAGCTGGAAGCGGTTATGCCTGGTCTGCATAATTTGGAGCAAACCCATGGTTCGGTGCTGAAAGGTGCTGTGCATAAGATGTGGGCTGCTCGTAAAGAAAGCAAGAAGGAGGGCAGTAAAAAAGAGAAAAAAGGTCTGCCTGCCATGACCAGTTTTAAGGCAGGAATGGCTCGGCTCCCCCAGGCCATGGCAGCCAAGTTGATTCCCAATAAAGAGATCATGTATCGAACAGCTGCTCGCTCCATTGTCCAGGTTGACGGAGGGTGGGTGGTGCGAACCGGGCAGCTGGAGTTACAGGCCCGACACCTGATCATTGCTCTGCCAGTGAACCGTTGTCTGGAACTTCTTACGGACAGCGACCTGCCTGCGCCGCCTGTTCCTGCGATTCCAGAAGCCCGTATCGCCACAGTCGCCCTTGGCTTTACAGACAAGGCGAATATTCCTTTCGGTTTTGGCTATCTTGCCCCAGAGCAGGAGCAACGTTTTGCCCTCGGTGCCCTATTTTCCTCGCATATGTTTTCGGGCCGGGCCCCTGAAGGCCATGTTCTGATGGAAGCCTTGGTCGGTGGGCGTAGGCATCCAGAACGACTAGACCTTGCTGATGAGGCGTTGGTCGAAAAAGTCTATGAGGATCTGAAGCAGCTCATTCATCTCCCAGAACCACCATCGTTTAGTCGGGTCTTGCGACCGAAATACGGTATTCCTCAATTAGAAGAAGGGTATCCTGTCCTACTGGACTGGCGGCGGCAACTGCATGCGAGCAATGATAATTTGCACCTTTGCGGGTTCGGCTGGCAGGGGATCGGCATCAATGATATGCATAAACAGGCCTGGGAAATGGCCAAGCGTATTTTGGCTGGGTATCAGGAGGAAAAGGAGGACGAGGTGAAGGGGGTGTATTTTTGA
- a CDS encoding ATP-binding protein codes for MQPSPFKTLYLAFLTGIILWTLIIGMSLAWNIHVERRQLAELVENEARSHFNKDQAFRFWASSHGGVYVPITEETPPNPNLSHIPERDIVTPSGKKLTLMNPAYMLHQMMNKFEKLYGVKGRITSLRPLNPENAPDEWETKALHAFEQGTQEVVEYTEIQNDPYLRLMRPMVTKADCLKCHAWQGYKEGDIRGGVGIALPLASFQKVYDDVVRHIYFVYALLWLALLPVFWAFYNKMRSQLRKKMQHETELQEWAEIFKHAQWGIALSTAETFSLDMMNPAFAEMHGASPEELQGKPYLALVEKRFQDDIGKHVQLAEKEGHHIFESRHLRKAEGSFPVEVNITVVRDSAGQKIRRIMNVQDVSARKEAERLLVQARDEWQRTFDAINEIIFLLDPDLRVLRANRATGQYFDVQPGGLVGLQCFELFREASFPCKDCPAVKSIREQRPFSCQIEHQYHGKSNFFLVSSAPIFNETRQLTAIVCFAKNISGQKQLESKVRQAQKMEAIGTLAGGIAHDFNNILSPIMGYAEMLSESLPKESVESFQAQQIYGAAFRARDLVKQILSFSRQTEQALQPVEPHLIVKEALKLLRSSIPASIAIKQNIDNACGKIMADPTQVHQVVVNLCTNAYQAMMETEGILGVAMHPLTLTAEESLHKIGLQPGEYILIEVSDSGHGIAPDMIEKIFEPYFTTKKEQGGTGLGLATVHAIVHDHGGSISVYSEPGQGTTFRVYLPQLKEEAKRANERFLAGKKDPTGTGHILVIDDEEAVVDITRYMLMQLGYQVTIETDSLAAWEIFAQQPDAFDLVITDMAMPKMSGIDLAQKILEQHPDIPVILCTGFSEMINEEKAKSLGIKAYLMKPVLKSKLAATVSQVLGVTQEEDE; via the coding sequence ATGCAACCATCTCCCTTTAAAACGCTTTACCTTGCTTTTTTGACAGGTATTATCCTGTGGACGCTTATTATCGGGATGTCCCTTGCCTGGAATATTCATGTTGAGCGCCGTCAGTTGGCGGAACTGGTGGAAAACGAGGCCCGATCCCATTTCAATAAGGATCAGGCCTTTCGTTTTTGGGCCTCTTCTCATGGGGGCGTCTATGTGCCCATTACTGAGGAAACACCGCCAAACCCGAATCTGAGCCACATCCCGGAAAGGGATATTGTTACACCCTCTGGTAAAAAACTTACTCTGATGAATCCGGCCTATATGCTCCATCAGATGATGAATAAATTCGAAAAATTGTACGGAGTAAAAGGACGAATTACCAGTTTGCGGCCTCTCAACCCGGAGAATGCCCCTGATGAGTGGGAGACAAAGGCCTTGCACGCCTTTGAGCAGGGTACGCAAGAGGTTGTAGAATATACAGAGATACAAAACGATCCCTATCTTCGCCTTATGCGTCCCATGGTCACGAAGGCTGATTGCTTAAAATGTCATGCCTGGCAGGGTTATAAAGAGGGGGATATCCGTGGCGGAGTGGGGATTGCGTTGCCCCTGGCATCCTTTCAAAAGGTCTATGACGATGTGGTGCGACATATTTATTTTGTCTATGCCCTGTTGTGGTTAGCTCTGCTCCCTGTCTTTTGGGCCTTTTATAACAAGATGCGGTCTCAACTTCGGAAAAAAATGCAGCATGAGACCGAGTTGCAGGAATGGGCGGAGATTTTCAAGCATGCCCAGTGGGGAATAGCCTTGAGTACGGCAGAGACATTCTCGCTGGATATGATGAATCCGGCCTTTGCAGAGATGCATGGCGCTTCCCCTGAAGAGCTGCAGGGGAAACCTTATCTTGCTCTTGTCGAGAAAAGATTTCAGGATGACATTGGCAAACATGTGCAGCTGGCAGAGAAAGAAGGACATCATATTTTTGAATCACGCCATCTCCGAAAAGCAGAGGGGAGCTTTCCTGTTGAGGTGAATATCACCGTGGTGCGTGATAGTGCAGGGCAAAAAATCAGGCGAATAATGAATGTCCAGGATGTCAGCGCCAGAAAGGAGGCTGAACGTCTTCTGGTCCAGGCCCGTGATGAATGGCAGCGGACATTTGATGCTATTAATGAGATAATCTTTCTTCTCGACCCTGACCTGCGGGTGTTGCGGGCCAACAGGGCGACAGGGCAGTATTTTGACGTCCAGCCAGGAGGGCTGGTAGGCCTGCAATGTTTTGAGTTGTTCCGTGAGGCATCTTTTCCCTGCAAAGACTGCCCGGCAGTGAAATCAATACGGGAGCAGAGACCTTTTTCCTGTCAGATTGAGCATCAATATCATGGAAAGTCGAATTTTTTTCTTGTCTCTTCTGCCCCTATTTTTAATGAGACAAGGCAGCTGACCGCGATTGTCTGCTTTGCCAAAAATATCTCTGGGCAGAAACAACTCGAGTCTAAGGTCCGACAGGCCCAGAAAATGGAAGCGATAGGTACGCTTGCAGGCGGCATAGCCCATGATTTTAATAATATTTTGTCTCCCATTATGGGATATGCGGAAATGCTGAGCGAAAGTCTGCCTAAGGAGTCGGTGGAGAGCTTTCAGGCCCAGCAAATATACGGCGCTGCCTTTCGGGCCAGGGATCTGGTCAAGCAGATCCTGAGTTTCAGTCGGCAGACAGAACAGGCATTACAGCCGGTAGAACCGCATCTTATTGTTAAAGAGGCCTTAAAGCTGCTCCGCTCTTCCATCCCGGCGTCTATTGCGATTAAGCAAAATATAGATAATGCCTGCGGCAAGATTATGGCGGATCCAACCCAGGTGCATCAGGTGGTGGTTAATCTCTGTACCAATGCCTACCAGGCCATGATGGAAACAGAGGGAATATTGGGGGTTGCCATGCATCCTCTGACCCTGACGGCAGAGGAATCGCTGCATAAAATAGGGTTGCAGCCTGGGGAGTATATTCTGATAGAGGTGAGTGATAGCGGGCATGGGATCGCACCTGATATGATCGAAAAGATCTTTGAGCCCTATTTCACTACTAAAAAAGAGCAAGGAGGGACCGGGTTGGGGCTTGCCACGGTCCATGCCATTGTCCATGATCATGGAGGCTCGATATCGGTGTATTCGGAGCCGGGACAGGGGACAACCTTTCGGGTGTATTTGCCACAGTTGAAGGAAGAGGCAAAGCGGGCCAATGAGCGCTTCCTGGCTGGGAAAAAGGATCCCACAGGTACAGGGCATATTCTTGTTATTGATGATGAAGAGGCCGTTGTAGATATTACACGCTATATGCTCATGCAATTAGGCTACCAGGTGACGATAGAAACCGACAGCCTTGCAGCCTGGGAGATATTTGCCCAACAGCCTGATGCCTTTGACCTGGTCATCACTGATATGGCCATGCCCAAGATGAGTGGGATAGACTTAGCTCAAAAGATTTTGGAACAACATCCTGATATTCCGGTTATCCTGTGTACCGGCTTCAGTGAAATGATCAACGAAGAAAAAGCCAAGTCCTTAGGGATCAAGGCGTATCTTATGAAGCCTGTGCTCAAGAGTAAATTGGCGGCCACTGTCAGTCAGGTCTTAGGTGTAACGCAGGAAGAAGATGAATGA
- the htpG gene encoding molecular chaperone HtpG produces MSAQVETKQFQAETRKVLDIVINSLYTERDIFVRELVSNASDALEKFRHLSLTEQPEFDAHVPLEINIDCDDKKHTLTITDTGIGMTPEELEENLGTIAHSGSGKFVEELAEAAKKDVSLIGQFGVGFYSAFMAAKTVTVQTRSWDGSEGHEWHSDGNGSYTISPCQGLHRGTKIIIELKDDAEEYGQKFTLERIIKQYSTFIPFPVKVEGNKVNTVEAIWGRSKSEISDEEYNEFYKFVGNAYDEPTFRLHFAADAPLAINALLFVPKDNFENMGMGRMDPGVNLYCQKVLIDQHSKSILPEWLRFIKGVVDSEDLPLNISRQSLQDNALVMKLRKVITKRFLKHMAEEAKKDNEKYLEFWKTFGIFLKEGVTSDFEYQKELATLLRFESSASEAGSMISLQEYVDRMAEGQEEIYYINGPSRIAIENGPYVEMFKKRDIEILYTLEPIDDFVLSHLGEFDGKKLLSADRADLRLPESTEKSDEAQDEAGEEKLAEAVQTSLCKWMKEVLGDKVKEVKPSTRLVDSPAMIVNTDGYMTSSMERILAAQGKSGQDNPMMMSGKKEMEINPASSLIKKMADLRTKDQNFAKEIAEQIYDNAMIQAGLLVDPQEMVNRNYRILERMSA; encoded by the coding sequence ATGAGTGCACAGGTTGAAACCAAACAATTTCAGGCAGAGACCCGAAAGGTTCTCGATATCGTCATTAACTCGCTCTACACCGAACGAGACATTTTTGTCCGTGAGTTGGTCTCCAATGCTTCAGATGCCTTGGAAAAATTCCGTCATCTCTCCCTCACGGAACAGCCGGAATTCGATGCCCATGTCCCGCTGGAGATCAATATAGACTGTGATGATAAAAAGCACACCCTGACCATCACCGATACCGGTATCGGCATGACACCGGAGGAGCTTGAGGAAAACCTGGGAACTATTGCCCATTCCGGCTCGGGGAAATTCGTGGAAGAACTGGCTGAGGCTGCTAAAAAGGATGTCAGCCTGATCGGCCAGTTCGGTGTCGGTTTTTATTCCGCCTTTATGGCCGCAAAGACCGTTACCGTGCAAACCCGTTCCTGGGATGGCAGCGAAGGACATGAGTGGCATTCCGACGGCAATGGCTCGTATACCATCAGTCCCTGCCAAGGCCTGCACCGGGGTACCAAAATCATCATTGAGCTGAAGGACGATGCTGAAGAATATGGCCAGAAATTCACTTTAGAGCGCATCATCAAGCAGTACTCCACCTTTATCCCCTTTCCGGTCAAGGTGGAAGGTAATAAGGTCAACACGGTTGAGGCCATCTGGGGACGCTCCAAAAGCGAAATCAGCGACGAGGAGTACAACGAATTCTATAAATTTGTGGGGAATGCCTACGATGAACCTACCTTCCGTCTCCATTTCGCTGCTGACGCACCGCTGGCCATCAATGCTCTCCTCTTTGTACCCAAGGATAATTTTGAAAACATGGGGATGGGGCGCATGGATCCCGGGGTCAACCTCTATTGCCAAAAGGTACTGATTGACCAGCATAGCAAGAGCATCCTGCCGGAGTGGCTGCGCTTTATCAAGGGTGTGGTGGATTCCGAGGATCTTCCCCTGAACATCTCCCGCCAATCCCTTCAGGATAATGCCCTGGTGATGAAACTACGCAAGGTCATCACCAAACGTTTCCTCAAACACATGGCAGAAGAGGCCAAAAAAGACAACGAGAAATACCTGGAGTTTTGGAAGACCTTTGGCATCTTCCTCAAAGAGGGGGTCACCTCTGATTTTGAATACCAGAAAGAGCTGGCAACCTTACTTCGTTTTGAGTCTTCGGCCTCGGAAGCAGGCAGCATGATCTCCCTGCAGGAGTACGTGGATCGGATGGCAGAGGGACAGGAAGAGATCTACTACATCAACGGACCCAGCCGGATCGCCATTGAAAACGGCCCCTATGTGGAGATGTTCAAAAAACGGGATATCGAGATCCTCTACACCCTGGAGCCCATTGACGACTTTGTCCTCTCGCATCTGGGTGAATTTGACGGCAAGAAACTGCTTTCCGCTGATCGGGCTGACCTGCGCCTACCGGAGAGCACCGAGAAGAGTGATGAAGCCCAGGATGAGGCTGGTGAAGAAAAACTGGCCGAGGCAGTACAGACCTCGCTTTGCAAATGGATGAAAGAGGTCCTGGGCGACAAGGTCAAAGAGGTGAAGCCATCCACCCGTTTGGTGGATAGCCCGGCCATGATCGTTAATACTGACGGGTATATGACCTCATCAATGGAGCGAATACTGGCGGCGCAGGGCAAGAGTGGTCAGGATAATCCCATGATGATGAGCGGGAAAAAGGAAATGGAAATCAACCCAGCCAGCTCGCTGATCAAAAAAATGGCTGATCTCCGTACCAAGGATCAGAATTTTGCCAAGGAGATTGCTGAGCAAATCTATGATAATGCCATGATTCAGGCAGGTCTTCTTGTTGATCCACAGGAGATGGTGAACCGAAATTACCGCATTTTGGAGCGGATGTCGGCGTAG
- a CDS encoding carboxypeptidase regulatory-like domain-containing protein has product MKEGSFSCRFLPLTLLLIFLVLFLAVAETQAGAIEGYVKQASDSAAIPNLWVDVYDDSGNWLFGDKTDVDGYYILTDLAAGDYKVHYSTYGTNYVSQWYNNQAIKDDANLVPVSETGTVDLGITSLVTSNAQISGTITVEGDSATFIAGVYVHLFNETYDLIRSDLTDENGDYILAGLGVGSYTLRFSAVATDYVSEWYNDKEEETADLITISALDDTHVVNAALALGGSISGTVTYHGTGDPVVGAWIDAYDSNQVWRGYAETNGNGEYQIKGLPAGPHKLQVFESYGASFNEWYQDATSFAGATEVTVTAGADNSGKDVVLGGAGVLSDFNWLIFMPALTHRPTP; this is encoded by the coding sequence ATGAAAGAAGGATCATTTTCTTGTAGGTTTTTACCTTTAACGCTGCTGTTAATTTTTTTGGTTCTTTTTTTAGCTGTTGCCGAAACGCAGGCCGGAGCTATAGAAGGATATGTGAAGCAAGCGTCCGATAGTGCTGCTATTCCAAATTTATGGGTGGACGTGTATGATGACAGTGGAAACTGGCTGTTCGGTGATAAGACTGACGTAGACGGCTATTATATTCTGACTGATTTGGCCGCAGGAGACTATAAGGTGCACTACTCCACCTATGGAACCAATTATGTTAGTCAATGGTATAATAATCAAGCAATTAAGGACGACGCGAATCTGGTGCCAGTTTCTGAAACAGGTACTGTCGATCTTGGTATCACATCCTTGGTCACAAGCAATGCTCAAATATCTGGAACGATAACTGTTGAGGGAGACTCCGCTACTTTTATAGCTGGGGTATACGTACATTTGTTTAACGAGACGTATGATTTGATACGCTCGGATCTTACCGATGAAAATGGTGATTATATTCTTGCCGGTTTGGGAGTGGGGAGCTATACGCTTCGTTTTTCTGCGGTGGCTACTGACTATGTCTCCGAGTGGTATAATGATAAGGAGGAGGAAACCGCCGATCTCATAACAATCTCAGCATTAGATGATACTCATGTGGTGAATGCCGCTCTCGCCCTCGGTGGCAGTATCTCTGGGACGGTCACTTATCATGGGACAGGTGACCCGGTTGTGGGTGCTTGGATTGACGCCTATGACAGCAATCAGGTTTGGAGAGGATATGCTGAAACAAATGGCAACGGTGAATATCAAATAAAGGGTCTGCCAGCTGGTCCCCATAAGCTGCAGGTTTTTGAGTCTTACGGAGCTTCGTTTAATGAGTGGTATCAGGATGCGACGAGCTTTGCTGGCGCTACTGAAGTAACTGTAACAGCAGGAGCTGATAATTCTGGAAAGGATGTGGTCCTTGGAGGGGCGGGGGTTCTTAGTGACTTCAACTGGCTCATCTTTATGCCAGCATTGACGCATAGGCCGACACCATGA
- a CDS encoding S24/S26 family peptidase, with amino-acid sequence MNDLPTISIRDQGALDFVRTLLREGINVRIKVSGESMMPLIQSGDLVEISSLKGKNPRLGDIVLFCTPQKSPLIHRLLRRRCYSNVLYLQTKGDACRSFDCFIPVDHLVGRVQNIITRRKKIDLRSPFMRLQSFRIVACALLSYYLRKATSSIIEQFPR; translated from the coding sequence ATGAACGATTTGCCGACAATCAGCATTCGCGACCAAGGAGCGCTAGATTTTGTGCGTACTCTGCTCCGTGAGGGCATTAACGTGCGTATTAAGGTGTCTGGTGAATCTATGATGCCTTTGATACAAAGCGGAGATTTAGTTGAAATCTCTTCCCTTAAAGGAAAGAATCCTCGCCTGGGTGATATTGTTCTTTTCTGCACCCCGCAAAAGTCCCCTCTTATCCACCGGCTGCTTCGACGTCGTTGTTACAGTAATGTTTTGTATCTGCAAACCAAAGGAGATGCATGTCGCTCTTTTGATTGTTTTATACCTGTTGATCATCTTGTTGGACGTGTGCAGAATATTATCACCCGTAGAAAAAAAATTGACCTGCGTAGTCCGTTCATGCGTCTCCAATCCTTCCGCATTGTTGCCTGTGCTCTGCTCTCGTACTACCTGCGTAAAGCGACCTCTTCTATAATAGAGCAATTTCCACGCTAA
- a CDS encoding radical SAM protein: protein MESDEIDRYLARAAGARIPISASFELTHRCNFRCVHCYLGDQKGIWQYRHKELNTEAIIRLLDEMVEAGTLFLTLTGGDPMLRDDFLTVYEYAVRSGLLVSVYCNGTSLSDSIVRLFTRYPPRAVDVTLYGANAKTFESITQKVGSFTLCLNGIKRLVGEKIRLRLKAIVMTLNHQELSAMWEMAEKLGVPFRHDSSIIPVLPNEDNHAGCTNMNDGTGRDRPQDILRFRLPYEEAVEADFAIDKVRNELQKLITARSDVGSFRDKLYYCGAGRSSYHVTPYGKMQPCIISPHFSYDLLAGRTISDVWSVMSNEFPEQKAPPSFACSSCQSRSFCAGCPSNFVLETGVLNNVVSFYCKSSSLRKKKALSSDNQTT from the coding sequence GTGGAATCCGATGAGATTGATCGCTATCTTGCTCGTGCAGCAGGAGCTCGTATACCGATATCAGCATCCTTTGAGTTGACACATCGCTGTAATTTTCGTTGTGTGCATTGTTATCTTGGAGATCAGAAGGGGATTTGGCAGTACCGTCATAAGGAACTTAATACAGAGGCTATCATTAGGTTACTTGATGAGATGGTGGAGGCAGGGACACTCTTTTTGACATTGACTGGTGGAGATCCAATGCTTCGGGATGATTTTCTTACTGTGTATGAATATGCAGTACGATCAGGACTGCTCGTCTCGGTATATTGCAACGGTACGTCGCTTTCAGATAGTATTGTACGCTTATTCACTCGGTATCCTCCACGAGCGGTGGACGTAACTCTTTATGGTGCCAATGCAAAAACTTTTGAGTCCATAACTCAGAAAGTTGGTTCGTTCACCTTATGTCTTAATGGAATAAAACGACTTGTTGGTGAAAAGATCAGGTTACGCCTTAAGGCGATAGTGATGACCTTGAATCATCAGGAGCTTTCAGCTATGTGGGAAATGGCTGAAAAGTTAGGAGTGCCTTTTCGTCATGACTCCTCAATTATACCTGTTTTACCCAACGAAGATAACCATGCTGGCTGTACGAATATGAATGATGGCACGGGCAGGGATCGACCTCAGGATATATTGCGTTTTCGTCTTCCCTATGAGGAGGCCGTTGAAGCAGATTTTGCTATCGATAAGGTTAGGAATGAGTTGCAAAAATTGATAACGGCGCGTTCTGATGTGGGGTCTTTTAGGGATAAATTATATTACTGCGGAGCTGGCCGGTCATCATATCATGTTACTCCGTATGGTAAGATGCAACCATGTATCATATCACCTCATTTTTCATATGACCTCCTTGCCGGTCGGACAATCTCCGATGTTTGGAGTGTAATGAGTAATGAGTTTCCCGAGCAGAAGGCGCCACCCTCTTTTGCCTGTTCAAGTTGTCAGAGTCGAAGTTTTTGTGCAGGGTGTCCGAGTAACTTTGTATTAGAGACGGGAGTGCTGAATAATGTAGTTTCTTTTTACTGTAAGAGCAGCTCATTACGAAAGAAAAAAGCACTGTCGTCTGATAATCAGACCACTTAA
- a CDS encoding PqqD family protein: MVRLDSIYRKADNIVTRKVMDETLLVPISGELASMDELYTLNDTGALIWSSIDGTRTLAEIGSLLEQEYDAPREEIEADLLEVITDLVESGLSVAI, translated from the coding sequence GTGGTGAGGTTAGATAGTATATACAGAAAGGCTGATAATATAGTTACACGTAAAGTGATGGATGAGACTTTGCTGGTACCTATTTCAGGAGAGCTTGCCTCTATGGATGAACTGTATACGCTGAATGATACAGGGGCACTTATTTGGTCTTCCATTGATGGCACTCGAACTCTTGCCGAAATAGGGAGCTTGCTCGAACAGGAGTATGACGCACCTAGGGAGGAAATTGAGGCAGACTTGCTTGAAGTTATAACAGATTTGGTCGAATCAGGATTGTCTGTGGCAATTTGA